One window of the Thermococcus sp. P6 genome contains the following:
- a CDS encoding alpha-amylase — protein sequence MGRKVGVALLVLLVALSVLAVPAKAESLENGGVIMQAFYWDVPSGGIWWDTIARKIPDWASAGISAIWIPPASKGASGGYSMGYDPYDFFDLGEYYQKGTVETRFGSKEELVNMIDIAHAYGIKVIADVVINHRSGGDLEWNPFVNDYTWTDFSKVASGKYTANYLDFHPNELEAADSGTFGGFPDICHAKSWDQHWLWASDESYAAYLRSIGIDAWRFDYVKGYGPWVVKDWLDWWGGWAVGEYWDTNVDALLNWAYSSGAKVFDFPLYYRMDEAFDNNNIPSLVDALKNGGTVVSRDPFKAVTFVANHDTDIIWNKYPAYAFILTYEGQPTIFYRDYEEWLNKDRLKNLIWIHDHLAGGSTSIVYYDSDELIFVRNGYGNKPGLITYINLGSKGTGRWVYVPKFAGSCIHEYTGNLGGWVDRYVSSSGWVYLEAPAHDPANGQYGYSVWSYCGIG from the coding sequence ATGGGAAGGAAGGTCGGTGTTGCACTCCTGGTGCTTTTAGTTGCGCTGAGCGTTTTGGCGGTTCCTGCGAAAGCGGAGAGCCTCGAGAACGGTGGCGTTATAATGCAGGCCTTCTACTGGGACGTTCCCAGCGGGGGAATCTGGTGGGACACCATCGCCCGGAAGATACCCGACTGGGCCAGCGCGGGCATTTCAGCGATATGGATACCGCCGGCGAGCAAAGGTGCCAGCGGCGGCTACTCCATGGGCTACGATCCCTACGACTTCTTTGACCTCGGAGAATACTACCAGAAGGGAACCGTGGAAACGAGGTTCGGCTCGAAGGAAGAGCTCGTGAACATGATAGATATCGCTCACGCCTACGGCATTAAGGTTATAGCGGATGTTGTGATTAACCACCGTTCCGGCGGCGATCTCGAGTGGAACCCCTTCGTAAACGACTACACGTGGACGGACTTCTCAAAGGTCGCCTCTGGGAAGTACACCGCCAACTACCTAGACTTCCATCCAAACGAACTCGAAGCGGCCGATTCCGGGACCTTCGGGGGCTTTCCGGACATATGCCACGCCAAGAGCTGGGATCAGCACTGGCTCTGGGCAAGCGACGAGAGTTACGCTGCCTACCTCAGGAGCATCGGCATCGACGCCTGGCGCTTCGACTACGTTAAGGGCTACGGTCCCTGGGTCGTCAAGGACTGGCTGGACTGGTGGGGTGGCTGGGCCGTCGGTGAGTACTGGGATACCAACGTGGACGCGCTCCTCAACTGGGCCTACTCGAGCGGTGCCAAGGTCTTTGACTTCCCGCTCTACTACAGGATGGACGAGGCCTTCGATAACAATAACATCCCCTCCCTCGTTGATGCCCTCAAGAACGGAGGGACCGTCGTCTCCCGGGACCCCTTCAAGGCCGTAACCTTCGTGGCCAACCACGACACGGACATAATCTGGAACAAATACCCGGCGTACGCCTTTATTCTCACCTACGAGGGACAGCCAACGATATTCTACAGGGACTACGAGGAGTGGCTCAACAAAGACAGGCTGAAGAACCTCATCTGGATACACGACCACCTGGCCGGGGGCAGCACGAGCATAGTTTACTACGACAGCGACGAGCTCATATTCGTGAGAAACGGTTACGGGAACAAACCCGGACTGATAACCTACATCAACCTCGGTTCTAAAGGAACGGGAAGGTGGGTCTACGTTCCGAAGTTCGCGGGTTCATGCATACACGAGTACACCGGCAACCTCGGTGGCTGGGTGGACAGGTACGTGTCCTCGAGCGGCTGGGTCTACCTTGAGGCCCCGGCTCACGACCCGGCAAACGGTCAGTACGGCTACTCGGTCTGGAGCTACTGCGGAATCGGCTGA
- a CDS encoding transcriptional regulator, translating to MREVLIITDPETVQVLSEETRFKILQLLRKSPMTINELSDAIGKDRTTVYRHVKRLEAAGLVEELEIRGNEKVYTRSARLFLIKTGPDESIEKFREAYLQVEAEKLVKILEKAGFEIRDREKLKELLKEVLNEIELNSLPVIGKISRAEIELTEIELFHLLNMLVFLQSCGLCEKARRVKELISF from the coding sequence TTGAGGGAAGTTCTCATCATCACGGACCCCGAAACGGTGCAGGTCCTTTCGGAGGAAACACGCTTCAAAATCCTCCAGCTCCTTAGAAAGAGCCCCATGACGATCAACGAGCTGAGCGACGCCATTGGAAAGGACAGGACGACTGTGTACAGACACGTGAAGAGGCTGGAAGCCGCGGGGCTCGTGGAGGAGCTTGAGATCAGGGGAAACGAGAAGGTCTACACAAGGAGCGCAAGGCTCTTCCTCATAAAGACGGGCCCTGACGAAAGCATTGAAAAGTTCAGGGAGGCCTACCTGCAGGTGGAGGCGGAAAAGCTCGTGAAGATTCTCGAAAAGGCGGGATTCGAAATAAGAGACCGGGAAAAGCTCAAAGAACTCCTGAAGGAAGTTCTGAACGAGATAGAACTCAACTCCCTGCCGGTGATAGGGAAGATATCCAGAGCGGAGATAGAGCTGACGGAGATAGAGCTCTTCCACCTCCTGAACATGCTGGTCTTCCTCCAGAGCTGCGGGCTGTGTGAAAAGGCCAGGAGAGTTAAGGAACTCATCTCGTTCTGA
- a CDS encoding DUF211 domain-containing protein, whose protein sequence is MARGIRLLVLDVLKPHQPSVTALALGLSELEGVEGVNITLVEIDRETENVKITLMGDNLDYEKIASTIEEFGGVVHSIDEVAAGKKIIEESETPQDRLEEY, encoded by the coding sequence ATGGCCAGAGGAATAAGATTGCTTGTTCTGGACGTGCTTAAGCCGCACCAGCCGAGCGTGACCGCCCTGGCCCTCGGCCTCAGCGAGCTCGAGGGAGTTGAAGGGGTCAACATAACCCTTGTTGAGATAGACAGGGAGACGGAGAACGTCAAGATAACCCTCATGGGCGACAACCTTGACTACGAGAAGATAGCGAGCACGATAGAGGAGTTTGGCGGTGTTGTGCACAGCATAGACGAGGTGGCAGCGGGTAAAAAGATCATAGAGGAAAGCGAGACACCTCAGGACAGGCTGGAGGAGTACTGA
- a CDS encoding winged helix-turn-helix domain-containing protein, with protein sequence MAKVKVITDPEVIKLILEDTRRKILGLLRNREMTISQLSEILDKTPQTIYHHIEKLKAAGLVEVKRTEMKGNLVEKYYGRTADAFYINLYLGDEELRYLARSRLKTKLEVFKALGYSFDDEELLNTMDGLLKKEHEFKTEISHEIEKNEEAVREFSNEDIIHAIEWLAMARMGRDEEALELLRRLGKILKK encoded by the coding sequence ATGGCAAAGGTTAAGGTGATAACCGACCCCGAGGTAATAAAACTGATCCTCGAGGACACGAGGAGGAAGATACTCGGCCTCCTCCGCAACAGGGAGATGACCATATCCCAGCTCAGCGAGATACTCGACAAGACGCCCCAGACCATATACCACCACATCGAGAAGCTGAAAGCCGCAGGGCTCGTTGAGGTCAAGAGGACGGAGATGAAGGGCAACCTCGTGGAGAAGTACTACGGAAGAACCGCAGATGCGTTCTACATCAACCTGTACCTCGGCGATGAAGAGCTCCGCTACCTTGCCCGCTCGAGGTTAAAGACCAAGCTTGAGGTGTTCAAGGCCCTCGGCTACAGCTTCGACGATGAAGAACTCCTCAACACGATGGACGGACTTCTGAAAAAGGAGCACGAGTTCAAAACAGAGATATCCCACGAAATAGAAAAGAACGAAGAGGCCGTCAGGGAGTTCTCAAACGAAGACATAATCCACGCCATCGAGTGGCTCGCCATGGCGAGGATGGGCAGAGACGAGGAAGCGCTCGAACTCCTCAGGCGGCTCGGCAAAATACTTAAAAAGTAA
- a CDS encoding acetate--CoA ligase family protein has translation MQVPDLDFLFYPRSVAVIGASNVPGKVGNAIMRSITLKFDGKVYAVNVRGGEIEVNGKRFKAYRSILDVPDEVDVAVIAVPARFVPDVIDECGEKGVKGAVVISAGFKEAGRVDLEEELVRRARKWNIRLVGPNCLGVTNLENGFDCNFNPPERQARPLAGKIAFMSQSGAFGAAILDWASSHGIGMSKFISLGNMADLDESDFMAYLSHDEKTEVITGYIEGVKDGRKFFNVAREVTPSKPVVILKAGRTEAGARAASSHTGSLAGSYRIYEAAFEQSGVLSASSMRQLFNYAKALAMQKPAGGAKVAIVTNGGGAGVMMSDGLLERGMELAELDKETMEKFARAIREGHLPEHMSYRNPVDVIGDAPSSRYEVAMRYALEDPNVDTLVVIALFQSPALDDGIVDAMVRMRAYNKPMVFVAPGGEFPERMARRIEREAGVPVYETVEDGVDAVYALVKYGEWLRDNGKL, from the coding sequence ATGCAGGTTCCGGATCTCGATTTCCTGTTTTACCCGAGGAGCGTGGCTGTCATTGGAGCCTCAAACGTTCCCGGAAAGGTAGGAAACGCCATAATGCGCTCCATAACCCTCAAATTCGATGGAAAGGTCTACGCGGTGAACGTTAGGGGTGGAGAAATTGAGGTCAACGGGAAGCGGTTCAAAGCTTACAGGAGCATTCTCGATGTTCCGGACGAGGTTGATGTCGCCGTTATAGCGGTTCCCGCGAGGTTCGTTCCGGACGTCATAGACGAGTGCGGTGAGAAGGGCGTTAAGGGTGCAGTGGTCATCTCCGCCGGCTTTAAAGAAGCAGGAAGGGTTGATCTGGAGGAAGAGCTCGTCAGAAGGGCCAGAAAGTGGAACATCCGGCTCGTAGGTCCGAACTGTCTTGGAGTCACCAACCTCGAGAACGGTTTCGACTGCAACTTCAACCCGCCGGAGAGACAGGCCAGACCGCTGGCTGGAAAGATAGCCTTCATGAGTCAGAGCGGAGCCTTCGGGGCGGCCATTCTGGACTGGGCCTCCAGCCACGGTATAGGCATGAGCAAGTTCATCAGTCTGGGGAACATGGCGGATCTGGACGAGAGCGATTTCATGGCCTACCTGAGCCATGATGAGAAAACAGAGGTTATAACCGGCTACATTGAGGGCGTGAAGGACGGAAGGAAGTTCTTTAACGTGGCCAGAGAGGTTACACCGAGCAAGCCCGTTGTTATTCTCAAGGCCGGAAGGACGGAGGCCGGGGCGAGGGCCGCTTCGTCCCACACGGGCTCTCTGGCGGGATCTTACAGAATCTACGAGGCAGCATTTGAACAGAGCGGTGTGCTGAGTGCGAGCAGCATGCGCCAGCTCTTCAACTACGCGAAGGCTCTGGCCATGCAGAAGCCCGCCGGAGGTGCAAAGGTTGCGATCGTCACCAACGGTGGCGGTGCGGGGGTTATGATGAGCGACGGCCTGCTCGAGAGGGGGATGGAACTTGCCGAACTCGACAAAGAAACGATGGAAAAGTTCGCGAGGGCCATAAGGGAAGGCCACCTCCCAGAGCACATGAGCTACAGGAACCCGGTGGACGTTATCGGCGACGCTCCCTCAAGCAGGTACGAGGTAGCGATGCGTTACGCCCTCGAGGATCCGAACGTTGATACGCTCGTCGTTATAGCGCTCTTCCAGAGCCCGGCGCTCGATGATGGAATCGTCGATGCCATGGTGAGGATGAGAGCGTACAACAAGCCGATGGTCTTCGTTGCCCCCGGTGGGGAGTTCCCGGAGAGGATGGCGAGGAGGATAGAGAGGGAAGCCGGCGTTCCGGTTTACGAGACCGTCGAGGATGGGGTCGACGCGGTGTACGCACTCGTCAAATACGGTGAATGGCTGAGGGATAACGGAAAGCTCTGA
- a CDS encoding tryptophan--tRNA ligase, which produces MDDFKVTPWDVEGVVDYDRLIEEFGTSPLTDELLEKTAMLTKSQLPIYFRRRFFFSHRDYDLVLKDYERGNGFFLYTGRGPSGPMHIGHIIPFFATKWLQEKFGVNLYIQITDDEKFLFKERLSFEDTKRWAYDNILDIIAVGFDPDRTFIFQNSEFTKIYEMAIPIARKINYSMARAVFGFTDQSKIGMIFYPAIQAAPTFFERKRSLIPAAIDQDPYWRLQRDFAESLGYYKAAALHSKFVPGLMGLEGKMSASKPETAVYLTDDPEEAGRKIWKYALTGGRATAREQREKGGNPERCVVFKWFEIFFEPDDKALLERYHACKNGELLCGQCKRDLIKRVQEFLREHQRKRKEAEKKIEKFKYTGELAREQWDKAIPEPLR; this is translated from the coding sequence ATGGACGACTTTAAGGTCACCCCATGGGACGTTGAGGGTGTCGTGGACTACGACAGGCTTATAGAGGAGTTCGGAACGAGCCCCCTGACGGATGAACTGCTCGAGAAAACCGCAATGCTCACGAAAAGTCAGTTGCCGATCTACTTCAGGAGGAGGTTCTTCTTCTCCCACAGGGATTACGACCTCGTTTTGAAGGATTACGAGAGGGGAAACGGATTCTTCCTCTACACCGGCAGGGGTCCAAGCGGGCCGATGCACATAGGCCACATAATACCCTTCTTCGCCACGAAGTGGCTTCAGGAGAAGTTCGGAGTGAACCTGTACATCCAGATCACCGACGATGAGAAGTTCCTCTTCAAGGAGAGGCTGAGCTTTGAGGACACGAAGAGGTGGGCTTACGACAATATACTCGACATAATAGCGGTGGGCTTCGATCCCGACAGGACGTTCATCTTCCAGAACAGCGAGTTTACCAAGATTTACGAAATGGCCATACCCATAGCGAGGAAGATAAACTACTCTATGGCCAGAGCCGTCTTCGGCTTCACGGATCAGAGCAAGATAGGGATGATATTCTATCCGGCCATACAGGCGGCTCCTACCTTCTTCGAGAGGAAGAGGAGTCTCATCCCGGCCGCCATAGATCAGGACCCCTACTGGCGCCTGCAGAGGGACTTCGCCGAGAGCCTCGGCTATTACAAGGCCGCGGCTTTGCATTCGAAGTTCGTGCCCGGGCTGATGGGTCTCGAGGGAAAGATGAGCGCTTCGAAGCCTGAAACGGCCGTTTACCTCACGGACGATCCGGAGGAGGCGGGCAGGAAGATATGGAAGTACGCCCTAACCGGAGGGAGGGCCACGGCAAGGGAGCAGAGGGAGAAGGGAGGCAATCCAGAGAGGTGCGTCGTCTTCAAGTGGTTCGAGATATTCTTTGAGCCTGATGATAAGGCTTTGCTCGAGAGGTATCACGCGTGCAAGAACGGGGAGCTCCTCTGCGGTCAGTGCAAACGCGACCTCATAAAGCGCGTTCAGGAGTTCCTGAGGGAGCACCAGAGAAAGAGGAAAGAGGCAGAGAAGAAGATCGAGAAGTTCAAGTACACGGGCGAGCTTGCCCGGGAGCAGTGGGATAAGGCAATCCCGGAGCCGTTGAGGTGA
- a CDS encoding fumarylacetoacetate hydrolase family protein produces the protein MVRLPFRDGFYELRPGKIICLGRNYAEHAKELGHEIPEEPVIFLKPPSSLIGPNRAIILPRKSKEIHHEVELAVIIGKRGKNISRAKAMEHVLGYTILMDITARDLQWEAKKKGLPWTVAKGFDTFAPVGPRIVDRRELDVNDLEIGLKVNGEIRQLSRTSRMIFKIPEILEYVSGIMTLEKGDIIATGTPAGVGPLRHGDKVEAWIEGIGTLEEDVIAEGSILC, from the coding sequence ATGGTTCGTCTTCCCTTCAGGGATGGATTTTACGAGCTCAGACCGGGCAAGATAATATGCCTTGGAAGGAACTATGCTGAGCACGCTAAGGAATTGGGTCATGAAATCCCGGAAGAGCCCGTCATATTCCTGAAACCCCCTTCTTCGTTAATAGGCCCAAATAGGGCTATAATACTCCCCAGAAAAAGCAAAGAGATTCATCATGAGGTAGAGCTTGCGGTGATAATTGGAAAGAGGGGGAAGAACATCTCAAGAGCAAAGGCCATGGAGCATGTGCTTGGGTATACAATTTTAATGGATATAACGGCCCGGGACCTTCAATGGGAAGCAAAGAAGAAGGGCCTTCCGTGGACGGTAGCGAAGGGCTTCGATACCTTTGCACCCGTCGGCCCGAGGATTGTTGACAGAAGGGAGCTGGATGTTAATGACCTTGAAATTGGCTTAAAAGTTAATGGAGAAATCAGACAGCTCTCAAGGACGAGCAGGATGATCTTCAAGATCCCGGAGATACTCGAGTACGTCTCAGGCATAATGACCCTTGAAAAAGGCGATATAATAGCCACGGGGACGCCTGCTGGTGTTGGTCCGCTGAGACACGGCGATAAAGTGGAGGCATGGATAGAGGGCATAGGAACCCTCGAAGAGGACGTCATAGCCGAAGGCTCGATCCTCTGCTGA
- a CDS encoding phosphate uptake regulator PhoU — protein MMRKLLDIGLKQMDKILREMSETTIECLNAVEDLWKGKINNMEEKSSKLRLLREELLDIGTELLVRYQPMASDLRYIQASIDVSYDLYRISRYSMEIERTLKITGVDCEFGRAKETLKTVRDMVEKAVEAFMYKNEVLVGEVIKMDNDVDEAYINSLERLNQEMSKCTAIEALIIRHLERMSDHARSIAGEAAYVKSGKRV, from the coding sequence ATGATGAGGAAGTTACTCGATATCGGCTTGAAGCAGATGGATAAAATCCTGAGGGAGATGAGCGAGACGACGATCGAATGCCTCAACGCAGTCGAAGACCTCTGGAAGGGAAAGATCAATAATATGGAGGAAAAATCCAGCAAACTGCGCCTCTTAAGGGAAGAGCTTCTCGACATAGGCACCGAGCTTCTGGTAAGGTACCAGCCCATGGCCTCCGATTTAAGGTACATTCAGGCCTCCATAGACGTCAGCTACGACCTCTACAGGATATCACGCTATTCAATGGAGATAGAAAGAACCCTAAAGATAACCGGAGTTGACTGCGAATTTGGAAGGGCAAAAGAAACCCTCAAAACCGTCAGGGATATGGTGGAAAAGGCCGTAGAAGCTTTTATGTACAAAAACGAGGTCCTCGTGGGGGAGGTTATCAAAATGGACAACGATGTTGACGAAGCCTACATAAACTCCCTCGAGAGGCTCAATCAGGAGATGAGCAAGTGCACCGCCATCGAGGCCCTGATAATCAGGCACCTCGAAAGGATGAGCGATCATGCAAGGAGCATAGCGGGCGAAGCTGCCTACGTAAAAAGCGGAAAGAGGGTTTAG
- a CDS encoding phosphate ABC transporter ATP-binding protein → MNAVETRDLHVYYGENHVIKGVSLEIPEKCIFALMGPSGCGKSTFLRTLNRIIELREEARVEGEVRIYGKNIYSPDVDPIEIRKNVGMVFQEPNPFPHLTIYENVALGVKLNKLVSSKEELDKRVEWALKKASLWGEVKDRLRDYPSNLSGGQRQRLVIARALAMKPKIILMDEPTANIDPVGTAKVEELLFELKKDYTIILVTHSPHQAARVSDYVGFLYLGELIETGPTKKVFENPEHELTEKYVTGVL, encoded by the coding sequence ATGAACGCCGTCGAAACCAGGGATCTTCACGTCTATTATGGCGAAAACCACGTTATAAAGGGCGTTAGCCTTGAGATACCCGAAAAATGCATCTTCGCCCTGATGGGGCCGAGCGGCTGTGGAAAGTCAACGTTCCTGCGAACGTTGAACAGGATAATCGAACTCAGGGAAGAAGCCCGGGTGGAGGGGGAGGTAAGGATATACGGCAAAAACATCTATTCACCGGACGTTGACCCCATAGAGATCAGAAAAAACGTGGGGATGGTGTTTCAGGAGCCGAACCCCTTCCCCCACCTGACCATCTACGAAAACGTTGCCCTCGGGGTTAAGCTGAATAAACTCGTCTCTTCAAAAGAGGAGCTGGATAAAAGGGTGGAATGGGCCCTGAAGAAGGCCTCCCTCTGGGGCGAGGTCAAGGACAGGCTGAGAGATTATCCCTCCAACCTCTCAGGCGGCCAGAGGCAAAGGCTCGTCATAGCGAGAGCTTTAGCCATGAAGCCCAAGATAATACTCATGGACGAGCCCACAGCCAACATAGATCCGGTTGGAACGGCCAAGGTAGAAGAGCTCCTCTTCGAGCTCAAAAAGGACTACACGATAATCCTTGTAACCCACTCGCCCCACCAAGCCGCGAGGGTCAGCGACTACGTCGGTTTCCTTTATCTGGGGGAACTGATAGAGACGGGTCCGACCAAGAAGGTGTTCGAGAACCCTGAACACGAGCTTACTGAAAAATACGTTACGGGGGTTTTATGA
- the pstA gene encoding phosphate ABC transporter permease PstA has protein sequence MSEFELRKGKEKLFLALIGSLTFLAVLPLFHIILTVFLKGFHTLSSGGMNFLLGTLSEGGIGPAIAGTFFLTFMASLLGVPIAFFIGLYAYEFPNSTLGRWVKVLLQIMLEFPTILVGVFVMQILVVPMGTYSALSGALALAIILIPYVTIYTHEAMREIPSTYREAAYSLGLTRFKVLIRVLAPMAKRGILTGMLLGVAKVAGETAPLLFTVGGRYESYSFSLTKPAGAIPLLIYQLVQSPSRADHEMAWGASLVLMLIFLAVFIPLRLSMREVKL, from the coding sequence ATGTCAGAATTTGAACTGAGGAAGGGGAAAGAAAAACTTTTCCTTGCGCTCATAGGCAGCCTGACGTTCCTCGCGGTGCTGCCCCTCTTCCACATCATACTAACGGTATTCCTGAAGGGGTTCCACACCCTGTCCAGCGGGGGGATGAACTTTCTGCTTGGAACCCTCTCTGAGGGTGGAATAGGGCCGGCCATTGCAGGCACCTTTTTCCTGACCTTCATGGCCAGCCTCCTCGGTGTCCCAATAGCCTTTTTCATAGGTCTTTACGCCTACGAGTTTCCGAACAGCACGCTTGGAAGGTGGGTGAAGGTCCTGCTCCAGATAATGCTCGAGTTCCCAACCATACTCGTTGGGGTGTTCGTAATGCAGATTTTAGTCGTTCCAATGGGAACGTACTCTGCTTTATCCGGTGCGCTGGCCCTGGCCATCATCCTAATTCCCTACGTGACAATTTACACCCACGAGGCCATGCGCGAGATACCCTCAACCTACAGAGAAGCTGCTTACTCCCTCGGACTGACGAGGTTCAAGGTTCTCATAAGGGTCCTCGCACCGATGGCAAAGCGCGGCATACTAACGGGAATGCTTCTGGGGGTTGCGAAGGTGGCCGGGGAAACGGCACCGCTCCTCTTCACCGTCGGCGGACGCTATGAGAGTTACTCGTTCTCGCTAACAAAACCGGCCGGAGCGATACCCCTCTTGATATACCAGCTCGTTCAGAGCCCGAGCAGGGCCGATCACGAGATGGCCTGGGGGGCATCGCTGGTTTTGATGCTGATATTCCTGGCCGTGTTCATTCCACTCAGGTTAAGTATGAGGGAGGTGAAGTTATGA
- the pstC gene encoding phosphate ABC transporter permease subunit PstC: MKRDGFKTVATLAVALVFVLFAGMLVTYFINALPAIKRFGVGLYMSNVWKAAEEASKENYGLAAAVWGSIYTSLIAVLIALPLAISYSIFVVDYAPKRIKNALIITSDIMAGLPTIIYGIWGAFFLVPFLRDHVMVPLYDHLSFIPLFSYPPVTGYSYLAGGVLLGIMVTPFASAIIREAYAMVPKTYIEAVYSLGATRYEAAKVLLGYIKPAIISALILAFGRAIGETVAVSLVIGNTFNMTLGVFAPGYTISSLIANQFGNAFIYRYMTSTLYAAGLALFLIGLLINLAGLKLMRGWEKNVRI; encoded by the coding sequence ATGAAGCGGGATGGATTCAAAACCGTTGCGACTTTGGCTGTTGCGCTCGTCTTCGTTCTGTTTGCGGGAATGCTCGTAACCTATTTCATAAACGCCCTCCCGGCCATAAAAAGGTTCGGAGTCGGGCTTTACATGAGCAACGTGTGGAAGGCCGCCGAAGAGGCATCGAAGGAGAACTACGGGCTGGCAGCGGCCGTATGGGGAAGCATCTACACCTCCCTCATAGCGGTACTGATAGCACTACCGCTCGCCATAAGTTACTCGATCTTCGTGGTTGACTACGCCCCAAAGAGAATCAAGAACGCCCTGATAATCACCTCGGACATCATGGCCGGTTTGCCCACCATAATCTACGGCATATGGGGAGCCTTCTTTCTCGTTCCCTTCCTGAGAGATCACGTGATGGTACCCCTTTACGATCACCTCTCCTTTATCCCCCTCTTCTCTTACCCGCCCGTTACCGGCTACAGCTATTTAGCGGGGGGAGTTCTTCTGGGCATAATGGTGACGCCCTTTGCTTCCGCAATAATAAGGGAAGCCTACGCCATGGTGCCGAAGACTTATATCGAAGCCGTGTATTCCCTTGGAGCGACGAGGTACGAGGCGGCAAAGGTCCTGCTCGGCTATATAAAGCCCGCCATAATCTCCGCCCTGATTTTAGCGTTCGGGAGGGCCATAGGTGAGACGGTGGCCGTTTCTCTCGTTATAGGGAACACTTTCAACATGACCCTCGGAGTCTTTGCCCCCGGTTATACGATCTCGTCCCTCATAGCAAACCAGTTCGGTAACGCCTTCATCTACAGGTACATGACCTCAACCCTCTACGCCGCGGGATTGGCCCTCTTCCTGATAGGCCTGCTCATCAACTTAGCCGGACTAAAACTCATGAGGGGGTGGGAGAAGAATGTCAGAATTTGA